The genomic DNA TGCCGCCGGAGCGCGTCGTCGCCTACATCAATCTGGTCCGCCTCGCGGTCGAACGGGCCGGCCTCGACGTGCTCCAGCTGGCCCAGCGCTCGGTCGGCCTGCAGGGCTTCCTGCGCGGCCATCCGCTGGAGCGGCTGTCGCGCGATCTCGCCACCTACCTGCGCCAGCCCGGGCCGGATCGTGCGCTCACCAGCGCGGCCTCCGAGATCCTGCGGAGCGCCGGCATGGCCGGTGACCTGTGGACCGAGAACGCCGCGTGACGGGGCCGGGACGTCCCACCACCGCACCGCGGGCCGTCTGGCTGGACACGCCCGAGCGCTACGGCCGCGTGAGTCGCGGTTTCCACTGGCTGATGGCCGCCCTGTTCGCCTGGCAATTCGCGGGCGCGCTGCTCTACGTCACGATCGGCGACACGGCGCTGACGCGCCTCGTCGGCGGCAGCCACTTCACGCTCGGCTTCACCCTGTTCGTGCTCGTGCTGCTGCGCGGGGTCTGGGGCCTCGCCAACCTTCACCGGCGCCCCGCCCATCCGGGCGCGCCGGGGCGCGCCGTCGCGGCCGGTCACGGCCTGATCTATCTCCTGATGGTCCTGGTGCCGAGCCTCGCGCTGCTGCGCCAGTACGGATCGGGCAAGCCCTTCACGCCCTACGGCGTCCCGGTGATGCCGGGGCGCGAGACGAAGATCGAGTGGATGATGCTGCCCGCCGATCTGCTCCACTACTGGCTGGGCTTCGCGCTCCTGGCCGTCGTGCTCGGCCACGCCGCGATGGCGATCCTGCACCGCAGGCTCTGGAACGAGGCCGTCCTGACGCGCATGACCTGACCGGTGGCGCCGCGCGCGCCTCAGGCTTTTGCCTCCGCCGCGGCGGGCGCCCGGTCGGGCAGCGGCGCGTTCAGCGTGAACACCACGCCGTGGGCGCGGTACTCGATCTCCGCCGAGCCACCCATCTCGGCGGCCAGCGCCCGCTCGATGAGCCGCGTGCCGAAACCGCCGCGGGCCGGCGCCGTCACCGCGGGTCCGCCGACCTCCTCCCACCGGAACCAGAGATGGGCCGGCGTCGCCCCATCCACCACGTCCCAGTTCAGGATCACCCGCCCCCGGTCGTTCGACAGGGCGCCGTACTTCACCGCGTTGGTCGCCAGTTCGTGCAGCGCCATCGTGAAGGCGAGGGTCAGGCGCGGCGTCAGCCACACGTCCGGGCCGTTGATCAGGAAGCGCTGGCTCGCGCCGCCCCGGAATGCCTGGAGAGTGCCCTCCACGATGACGTTCAGCGTGGCCCCGATCCAGCTCTCGCGGGTCAGGACGTCGTGTGCCGCCGAGAGGGAGTGCAGCCGCGCGTCGAGGGTCCTGTGCGCCTCCTCAAGGGACGCGGCGTTGCGCAGGGTCTGGTGCGCGATCGACTGCATGGTCGCCATCGAGTTCTTCACCCGGTGGTTCAGCTCGTCGGCCAGGAGCGTGCGATGCTCCTCCGCGCGCTTGCGCTCGGTCACGTCGATGGAGACGCCGGCCATGCTCAGCGGCTGGCCGACCGAGTCGTAGAAGGTCTGACCGCGGATCTGCAGCCAGCGCAGCTCACCGCCGGGCGTGCGCGCCCGGTACTCGATGTCGTAGTCGCTGTGCTCGCGGATCGAGGTCTGCACCGCCGCCTGCATGCGGGGCCGGTCCTCGGGATCGATCGCGGCGATCAGGTCCTCGTAGCTGAACGGCTCGCCCGGCGCCCGCCCGAAATTCTCCTTGCAGGCGTCGGAGGCCACGAGCCGCATGTCGGCGAGATCGAGGGTCCACGATCCGAATCGTCCGGCCTTCAGGATGAACCGCAGCCGCTCCTCGCTGCGGGTGAGATCGCCGGTGCGGCGCTCCACCTCCCGCTCGAGCGCCTCCCGGTCGCGCTGCATCCGCGCGAGCTTCTCCCGCTCCAGCGTCACGTCGAACTGCGACGCGAAGAAGTAGGTGAGCTCTCCGTCGCGATCGAAGACCGGCGAGATCAGGAGGCGGTTCCAGAAGACCTCGCCGCTCTTCTTGTGGTTCAGGAGCTCGATCTCGATCGGCACGCGGCGGGCGATCGCCGCCCTGATCTTCGCGATGTCGGCCTTGTTAGTTTCGGCCCCCTGCAGGAACCGGCAGTTCCGGCCGATGATCTCGTCGTGGCGGTACCCGGTCAGCTTCGAGAAGGCGGCGTTGACGAAGACGATGGGGTTGTCCGGCTGATGGGGATCGGTGATCAGCATCGGCATCCGCGTCGCCCGCACGGCGGAGACGAAGGGGTCGGTACTCGCGTCGGTGCGGGCGAATTCCGCCTCGAAGCGCGTGCGTTCCTGCTGATCCGTCAATGCCCGTCGCCCCTGCCACGACATACCGATGGCGGCCCTCGGCCCTTGTCGCGTGGCTGTACCACAGCGCGGATCGCTTGTGCGCAACCGTCACGCGGGCCGAGACGCCGCAGGTGCACCGCGACGCCTCGCCCGATCTGGACCGGGTCGGGCGGGAAGCCCCCGGCCGCTACACCGTGGCCCGACCGGGACCGAACCCTGCCGGCGGCCGCGAGCCGAGATGGTCCCGCAGGGTCCGGCCCTCGTACTCGGTCCGGAACAGGCCGCGCCGCCGCAGCTCCGGCAGGACCAGCGCGATGAAGTCGTCGAGGCCTCCGGGCAGCGTCGGCGGCATGATGTTGAAGCCGTCCGCCCCGCCGGCGCGGAACCGTGCCTCCATCTCGTCCGCGATCTGGGCGGGCGTGCCGACGATCTGCGAGTGGCCGCGCGCCCCGGCGATGCGCAGGTAGAGCTGGCGC from Methylobacterium radiotolerans JCM 2831 includes the following:
- a CDS encoding cytochrome b — translated: MTGPGRPTTAPRAVWLDTPERYGRVSRGFHWLMAALFAWQFAGALLYVTIGDTALTRLVGGSHFTLGFTLFVLVLLRGVWGLANLHRRPAHPGAPGRAVAAGHGLIYLLMVLVPSLALLRQYGSGKPFTPYGVPVMPGRETKIEWMMLPADLLHYWLGFALLAVVLGHAAMAILHRRLWNEAVLTRMT
- a CDS encoding HWE histidine kinase domain-containing protein — protein: MSWQGRRALTDQQERTRFEAEFARTDASTDPFVSAVRATRMPMLITDPHQPDNPIVFVNAAFSKLTGYRHDEIIGRNCRFLQGAETNKADIAKIRAAIARRVPIEIELLNHKKSGEVFWNRLLISPVFDRDGELTYFFASQFDVTLEREKLARMQRDREALEREVERRTGDLTRSEERLRFILKAGRFGSWTLDLADMRLVASDACKENFGRAPGEPFSYEDLIAAIDPEDRPRMQAAVQTSIREHSDYDIEYRARTPGGELRWLQIRGQTFYDSVGQPLSMAGVSIDVTERKRAEEHRTLLADELNHRVKNSMATMQSIAHQTLRNAASLEEAHRTLDARLHSLSAAHDVLTRESWIGATLNVIVEGTLQAFRGGASQRFLINGPDVWLTPRLTLAFTMALHELATNAVKYGALSNDRGRVILNWDVVDGATPAHLWFRWEEVGGPAVTAPARGGFGTRLIERALAAEMGGSAEIEYRAHGVVFTLNAPLPDRAPAAAEAKA